CGAGAGCTGCCGAGAACAGGGTCAACGAATCCCTCTCGGTCGCCTGCGTCGCGCTGAAGTAGAAGGCACCTGACTGCTGAGCTAGCGAGACGAGCAGGAAGGTCTTGCCTTGGCGACGTCTCCCGCTGACGACGCCCAACTTGGGGCGGGTGCCGGTGCGCTCGGCGAACTTGGCCAGATACTGCCACTCGTCGTCCCGGGCGAAGATCTCTGGAGGCTTTGGCTGCACGGGGGCTCCGGCCACAGAAGTTGATTTCTGAGAATCGTACTTCTAAGAAACCAACCTCTGTACACGCCCGGTGACGGATCGTCAGGCCGAGCTGCTGACCTCCGGCTGGTACCCGTACTCCACCTCGGCCCCCACCCGATCCCGCAGCCACACCCCCGTCTCCTCGGCCGGCATCGGATGGCAGAACAGCCAGCCCTGCCCCACGTCGCACCCCATCTCCACCAGCCGCATCGCCACGTCGTCCGACTCGACGCCCTCGGCGACCGACCGCAGCCCGAGCGAGCGGACCAGGTCCACGATGGAGCGCACGATGCGGTAGTCGTCCTCCGACTCGGCGATCCGGCGCACGAACGAGGCGTCGATCTTGACCTCCGAGACCGCGAGCCGCTGGAGCCGGATCAGCGAGGAGTAGCCGGTGCCGAAGTCGTCGAGCGCCAGCGGGACGCCGAGCGTGGCCAGCGCCTTGATGGTCTCCTGCGTGTAGGCCTGGTCGCCGGTCAGGATGCGCTCGGTGACCTCCAGCTGGATGGCGGTGGGCGGCAGGCCGTACCTGGCCAGGCCCACCTCCAGCTGCTCGGGCAGCGCCGAGGCGAGCAGGTCGCGGGCGGAGATGTTCACCGAGATCTGCACCCGCAGCCCCGTGTGCCACCAGGCCGCCGCCTGCTCCAGCGCCTCCTCGATCACGTACGCGGTGAGCTGCCGCATCAGGTACGACTGCTCGGCCAGCGGCACGAAGTCCGACGGCGCGATCGGCCCGTGCACCGGATGCCGCCAGCGCAGCAGCGCCTCGACGCCCTGGATGTCGCCGCCCCCCAGCCCCACCTTGGGCTGGTAGTGCAGGCGCAGCTCGCGGTTGTCGATGGCCCGGCGCAGGTCGCCGAGCAGCGTGAGGCGCTCGGGCGAGTTGCGGTCCTTGTCGGGCTGGTAGAGCTCGACGCCGGTGCGGCCCTCCTTGGCCAGGTACATGGCCACGTCGGCGCGTTGCAGCAGCAGCTCGAAGTCGGGCGCGTGGTCGGGGAAGAGCGCGATGCCCACGGACGCGTCGAGGTCGAAGGTCATGCCCTCCAGGCGGACGGGCTCGGTCAGCGCGGCACGCAGCCGGGCCGCCACCTCCCTGGCCGCGTGCGCGTCCCTGATCGAGGGCAGCAGCACCGCGAACTCGTCGCCGCCCAGCCTGGCCACGACGTCGCCGGGCCGTACGGAATGGGTGAGCCGGTGCGCGATCAGCTGCAGCAGCCGGTCGCCCACCGGGTGCCCCAGCGTGTCGTTGACCTCCTTGAACCGGTCGAGGTCCAGCAGGAACAGCCCGACCCGCTCGTCCTGGCGCGCCTCGGCCAGCGCCTCCTCGGTGCTGACGATGAGCATCTTGCGGTTGGGCAGGCCGGTCAGCTCGTCGTGCAGGGCCTGGTGGTCGCGGCGCATGGACAGCGTGGCGGTGAAGTAGACGGCGGCCAGGGGCGCGACGAAGAGCGGCACGAGGCCCGGCGAGTGGCTCATGACCACCACGACCAGGGGCGCCAGGCCCAGCAGGCCGGTGTAGACGAGGCTCTGCGGGCCCACGGTGGCCTTCAGCACGCGCACGAGCGAGCGCCGCTCGTGCAGCGCGACCGCGCCGCTGACGAGGGTGGCCCTGGTCGCGAAGTACGCGATGCCGGCCAGCGCGATCGCCAGCAGGTCGCCCCCTCCGGGCACCCACGGCACGGCAGGGCTCGGCACGATGCCGAACGTGCTCAGCACCACGGCCGCGGCGGTCAGCGCGAGCGTGGACTGGGCGATGTTGAACATGACCCGGTGCCACGACTTGCGCGTCACCACGCCGTTCATCACCACGGCGACGGCCTGCATCAGCACCGCCACGGGCAGCCCGAGGTGGAGCAGCACGGCGAAGGTGAACATGGTGGACGGATAGGTGCCGCCCACGGCCGCGGCGGACGACACCATGACGGGCCGGAGCTCCCCCAGGATCGCCAGCACCGCGAGCACCCAGAACAGCGGCGTGCGGGCCAGCCCCGCCACCCCGGCGGAGTCGAGCCTGAGCATGGCCACCACCAGGGCGGTGAAGCCGATCACGGTGATGCCCGCGAGGTATCCCCACAAGGGCGTGCCGACGCGTGGTCCGGTGTCGCGGGTGTCGGTTGGGTCAGTCATCGGTAACAGAACCCCCATTAGGTCACTATGGGAGGGTACGACCTTCACCCCACTTCGCGAAACCAAGCGCGTACGTTCCGTCACTTCTCCTTTCCGACATATACCCAAAAAGCACCCTCAGTAGCAAACCGAGCACACAACGACGAAGAGGTCCGCCCGCATCCACGGACGAACCCCTTAAGTCGGAGCTCCAGGCGTCGAGGGCGCCGGCGGCCCGTCGGCGCGCGCATCCTCCGCCGCGATCCCCGAAGCGTTAGCCCTCCGGCGTGACCGCCACCCCGGCCGCCGCCTCCGGCCCCTCGTGGAGCAGCACCTCGAACCCGGCCCCGTTGAGAATCGGCACCCCGAGGCTGACCGCCTTGTCATACTTCGACCCGGCGTTCTCCCCCGCCACCAGGAACGACGTCTTCTTCGACACCGACCCGGACACCTTCCCGCCCCTGCTGGTCAGCGCCTCGGCGGCGGTGTCACGCGTGTAGCCCTCCAGCGTGCCCGTGACCACGAACGTCAGCCCCTGCAGGGTCTGCGGCCCCTTCTCCGGCGCCGGCTCGTCCTCCATGCGGACCCCGGCCGCCCGCCACCGCTCGATGATCTCCCGGTGCCAGTCGACCTCGAACCACTCCTTGATCGTGGCCGCCACCCTGGGCCCGATGCCCTCGACCGCGGCCAGCTCCTCCTCGGAGGCGTTCATGATGGCGTCGATCGAGCGCATCGCGTCGGCCAGCGCGCGGGCGGTGGGCGGGCCGATGTGCCGGATCGACAGCGCCACCAGCACCTGCGCGAGCGAGCACTGCTTGGCCCGCTCCAGCTCCTCCATCAGGCGCAGCGCGTTCTGGCTGGGCTCGCCGCCGAGGTTGGAGAAGAACGTGACGACCTTCTCCTCGCCCGTCTTGGGGTCGATCTTGGGCAGCCCGGTGTCCTGGTCGCGGACCACCGACTTGATCGGGATGAGCCGCTCCAGCGTCAGGTCGAACAGGTCGGCCTCGGTGCGCACCACCGGCTGCTGCGGCGGCAGCGGCTGGGTCAGCGCGGTGGCCGCGACGTAGCCGAGCCCGTCGATGTCGAGCGCGCGCCGGCCCGCCGCGAAGAAGATGCGCTCGCGGATCTGCGCCGGGCAGCCGCGCGCGTTCGGGCAGCGCAGGTCGGCGTCGCCCTCCTTCTCGTACGCCAGCTCCGTGCCGCACTCCGGGCAGTGCGTGGGCATCACGAACTCCCGCTCGGACCCGTCGCGCAGCGCCGTGACGGGCCCGACGATCTCGGGGATGACGTCGCCCGCCTTGCGC
The nucleotide sequence above comes from Nonomuraea gerenzanensis. Encoded proteins:
- a CDS encoding putative bifunctional diguanylate cyclase/phosphodiesterase; protein product: MTDPTDTRDTGPRVGTPLWGYLAGITVIGFTALVVAMLRLDSAGVAGLARTPLFWVLAVLAILGELRPVMVSSAAAVGGTYPSTMFTFAVLLHLGLPVAVLMQAVAVVMNGVVTRKSWHRVMFNIAQSTLALTAAAVVLSTFGIVPSPAVPWVPGGGDLLAIALAGIAYFATRATLVSGAVALHERRSLVRVLKATVGPQSLVYTGLLGLAPLVVVVMSHSPGLVPLFVAPLAAVYFTATLSMRRDHQALHDELTGLPNRKMLIVSTEEALAEARQDERVGLFLLDLDRFKEVNDTLGHPVGDRLLQLIAHRLTHSVRPGDVVARLGGDEFAVLLPSIRDAHAAREVAARLRAALTEPVRLEGMTFDLDASVGIALFPDHAPDFELLLQRADVAMYLAKEGRTGVELYQPDKDRNSPERLTLLGDLRRAIDNRELRLHYQPKVGLGGGDIQGVEALLRWRHPVHGPIAPSDFVPLAEQSYLMRQLTAYVIEEALEQAAAWWHTGLRVQISVNISARDLLASALPEQLEVGLARYGLPPTAIQLEVTERILTGDQAYTQETIKALATLGVPLALDDFGTGYSSLIRLQRLAVSEVKIDASFVRRIAESEDDYRIVRSIVDLVRSLGLRSVAEGVESDDVAMRLVEMGCDVGQGWLFCHPMPAEETGVWLRDRVGAEVEYGYQPEVSSSA